The following proteins are encoded in a genomic region of Deltaproteobacteria bacterium:
- a CDS encoding GAF domain-containing sensor histidine kinase, protein MNRSRESIAKDSIRRDAAVALVRGVPVATAILVLAVVMGGISELRQHPERTWPWLTSAAVQFALCGFAVWVRRRVHNPLAGRVLTVLIVLVLAGSMIAYTAVVRGDGVLLAIWLILLLTGVSLMIPLGKVGQAVVAIGVTAGYASVLGMSPLSSMSPVLALLAIAGAAALTVAGAYLGDFYRTEAVAAREAARRETAVATALIEIGQELNATLNRAEVLRRLARRAAGLCGASVGAINLIDEASHYRVAEVSGVSEEERRAAREFYVDLTQLPGALALLDEPLVEVPDIGAQDRIPLETLSLFGFAGMLVAPMRRGAQLVGTVAFVYRRPRPPFTAHERMLARGLAEHAALALENARLYEEQQEAAETATALLTVAETLGKSLDPRQIENDLARLARDLLQSDGAAVYRPEGRCWRLAAAVAPELAERALEELRAVELDEATLPLFYQELRRAGTIEIQDRDVQQLVPPALMRRWHVRSSLTVLLARAGEPLATIGIMHENRTGPFTARERRILSGLAQLGVVALNNAHLAEQLRGANRVKSEFVAAMSHELRTPLNAILGYTDLLRDGTLGPVHSDQADALDRMRDRALDLLQMVQATLDLNRLEAGGVSVERSEVRIGDFIETVRAQVPARWLKPGVRLEFSVAEPQQSVWTDAAKLHAVVRNLIHNALKFTDHGEVNLEVRAADQRGQLVIEVRDTGCGIPAEKTADIFEMFVQGGNAPTHDGVGLGLYLCRRFVTLLGGSIEVTSRVGQGSTFRVRLPLPPPPPISAAGAGQ, encoded by the coding sequence GTGAATCGGAGTCGAGAAAGTATTGCCAAGGACAGCATCCGCCGCGATGCGGCGGTGGCGCTGGTGCGCGGCGTACCGGTGGCCACGGCCATTCTGGTGCTGGCGGTGGTGATGGGCGGCATCAGTGAGTTGCGCCAACACCCCGAGCGCACCTGGCCCTGGCTAACCAGTGCGGCGGTGCAGTTCGCGCTCTGTGGCTTCGCGGTCTGGGTTCGCCGGCGAGTCCACAACCCGCTCGCCGGCCGGGTGCTGACGGTGCTGATAGTGCTGGTCTTGGCCGGCAGCATGATCGCCTATACCGCGGTGGTGCGTGGCGACGGGGTCTTGCTGGCGATTTGGCTGATCCTGCTGCTCACTGGGGTGTCGCTGATGATCCCGCTGGGCAAGGTCGGGCAAGCGGTTGTGGCAATCGGTGTCACGGCCGGCTACGCCAGCGTGCTGGGCATGAGTCCGCTCTCGTCGATGTCGCCGGTGTTGGCGCTCTTGGCCATCGCCGGGGCGGCGGCCCTCACCGTGGCAGGGGCTTATCTGGGGGATTTCTACCGCACCGAGGCAGTGGCCGCCCGCGAGGCTGCGCGGCGAGAGACCGCGGTGGCGACGGCGTTGATCGAAATCGGGCAGGAGTTGAACGCCACTCTCAATCGGGCGGAAGTGCTGCGCCGGCTGGCGCGCCGCGCCGCTGGGCTGTGCGGCGCCTCGGTCGGCGCGATCAACTTGATCGACGAGGCCAGCCACTACCGGGTGGCCGAAGTGTCCGGTGTCTCCGAGGAAGAGCGGCGCGCCGCGCGCGAGTTCTACGTCGACCTGACCCAGCTGCCCGGGGCGCTGGCGCTGTTGGACGAGCCTCTGGTTGAGGTGCCGGACATCGGCGCTCAGGATCGGATACCGTTGGAGACGCTTTCGCTCTTCGGCTTTGCCGGCATGTTGGTTGCCCCCATGCGCCGCGGCGCGCAGCTGGTCGGCACCGTGGCGTTCGTCTACCGCCGACCGCGCCCACCGTTTACGGCGCACGAGCGCATGCTCGCTCGCGGGCTGGCCGAGCATGCCGCGCTGGCGCTCGAGAATGCCCGCCTGTACGAAGAACAACAAGAAGCCGCCGAAACCGCCACCGCCCTGCTTACGGTGGCCGAGACCCTGGGCAAGTCCCTCGACCCGCGCCAGATCGAGAACGATCTGGCGCGCCTGGCGCGTGATCTGCTGCAGAGCGATGGAGCAGCGGTATACCGCCCCGAGGGGCGTTGCTGGCGCTTGGCCGCCGCCGTTGCACCCGAGTTGGCAGAACGGGCACTGGAGGAGTTGCGCGCTGTCGAACTCGACGAAGCCACCCTGCCGCTCTTCTATCAGGAGTTGCGCCGCGCCGGCACGATCGAGATCCAAGACCGCGATGTCCAACAGCTGGTGCCACCAGCGCTGATGCGGCGCTGGCACGTGCGTTCGTCGCTGACGGTGCTACTCGCCCGTGCCGGAGAGCCGCTGGCCACCATCGGCATCATGCATGAGAATCGTACCGGCCCGTTCACCGCCCGCGAGCGCCGGATACTATCGGGGTTGGCGCAGCTGGGCGTGGTCGCGCTCAATAATGCCCACCTGGCCGAGCAGTTGCGTGGTGCCAATCGTGTCAAATCGGAGTTCGTCGCCGCCATGTCACACGAGCTACGCACCCCGCTCAACGCCATCCTCGGCTACACCGACTTGCTGCGCGACGGCACGCTCGGACCCGTACACAGCGATCAGGCGGATGCCCTGGACCGGATGCGCGACCGGGCGCTGGACCTGCTGCAGATGGTCCAGGCTACGCTCGATCTTAACCGACTCGAAGCCGGCGGGGTCAGTGTTGAGCGTAGCGAAGTGCGCATCGGCGACTTCATCGAGACCGTGCGCGCCCAGGTCCCGGCCCGTTGGCTCAAACCGGGCGTGCGGCTCGAATTCAGCGTGGCCGAGCCGCAGCAGTCGGTTTGGACCGACGCGGCCAAACTGCACGCGGTCGTGCGTAACCTCATCCACAACGCGCTGAAATTCACCGACCACGGCGAGGTCAACTTGGAGGTGCGCGCAGCGGATCAGCGCGGCCAACTGGTTATCGAGGTGCGCGACACCGGTTGCGGCATTCCTGCCGAGAAGACCGCGGACATCTTCGAGATGTTCGTCCAGGGCGGCAATGCGCCGACGCACGATGGCGTGGGGTTGGGCCTCTACCTCTGCCGCCGCTTCGTGACCCTTTTGGGAGGCAGCATCGAAGTCACCAGCCGCGTCGGTCAAGGATCAACCTTCCGCGTCCGCTTGCCCCTACCGCCACCTCCGCCGATATCTGCTGCTGGCGCCGGCCAGTGA